The DNA window TTCCGCGCCGCCATAACCGCTGTTCCAGTTGTAATGGCTGTCGACACTGAACACGCTGTCACCCCAGGCATAGCCCACTTTCAGACGGTAATAGCCCATGTATTTGGTGATGTCCGGGTTATCGTCACTGCTGTCGCTTTCCGAAAAGCGGAACCAGGGTTTGAGATCCACCTGCCAGTTGCCGTTTTGTGCCATAAAGCGCGCATAACCCCGGTTCCAGCTGCGTGAAGTGGGATCAGAACGGCCGTTGGACTGGTGATTCAAGCCCACTTCAACGTCACGCAGCGTCCAGCCGGCGAAACTATAATCGGTCGCCCACCCCAGGAACACCTGCGGCTCGTAGTTGGTCTCACGGAACGGGGATGACTCACTGTGGTTAGAAAGCTGCCACCAGGAGCGCTGAGTATAAGAGGCGCCCAGCACCGAGTTATCACCGGCAATGCCACGCCACAGTGGGAACGCCAGGCTGAGTTGGAATTTGACCTCGTCCTTGCGGGCATTATCGGCCCAGTTATAGGACTGGATGGCCTCTTTGTTGATATTGCTGGTATCGGTATACAGCACATAGTTGGTGTCATACGGATACAGCGTGAATGGGTTGTCGTGATCCTGCAGCATATTGGCAATAATGCTGCCGCGCACCGCCGGCTTATCATGAATTTGCTGCTCTTTGGCTTCTTCCGCCTGAGCCAGCGGAGCCGCCGCCAGCGTGGCCAAAATGAACCCTGACAAAATGCGCATAACGTTCCTCACCCCAACAAAATTGACAAATTCTGAAATAAAAACAGGCCATTTTACACACAAAGGGAGTTTTACAGCAGTGCGGCGTGTATTTATTGGATTAGTCTGGAAAGCAACAAAATATAGGCATAATATCAACAAACAGTTAACCTGGACTGACCAGTTAACTTCCCCTACTACACAGAAAAGAATGGGTATTTATGTCTACCACACCACTGACACTTGAAGCCGCCCGCCAGAAAATTGGCGAGATCTTTGTTTATCACATGCCGTTTAACCGCGAGCTGGGCCTGGAACTGCGCCGCTTTGACGACGACTACGTGGAGCTGAGTTTTACCAACCAACCCAAGCTGGTGGGCAATGCCGCGCAGAAAATTCTGCACGGCGGCGTGATCGCCTCGGTGCTGGACGTCGCCGCCGGGCTGGCGTGCGCCGGCAGCGTGTTAATGCGTCTGGATCCGTTGATCGAAGAAGAAGTCGCTACTCGTCTTTCCCGCATGGGAACCATAGATCTGCGCGTTGATT is part of the Serratia quinivorans genome and encodes:
- the pldA gene encoding Phospholipase A1 precursor, yielding MRILSGFILATLAAAPLAQAEEAKEQQIHDKPAVRGSIIANMLQDHDNPFTLYPYDTNYVLYTDTSNINKEAIQSYNWADNARKDEVKFQLSLAFPLWRGIAGDNSVLGASYTQRSWWQLSNHSESSPFRETNYEPQVFLGWATDYSFAGWTLRDVEVGLNHQSNGRSDPTSRSWNRGYARFMAQNGNWQVDLKPWFRFSESDSSDDNPDITKYMGYYRLKVGYAWGDSVFSVDSHYNWNSGYGGAELGWSYPISKHVRFYTQVFSGYGESLIDYNFRQTRVGVGVMLNDIM